In one Nicotiana tomentosiformis chromosome 6, ASM39032v3, whole genome shotgun sequence genomic region, the following are encoded:
- the LOC104103535 gene encoding uncharacterized protein produces MEYILRTLTKKQEVDSIIRDTIDKVLVLRFGRSSDPFCLQLDDILYKSVREVSKFATVALVDIDSEDVQVYVKYFDITLVPSTIFFFNAHHMKMDSGSADHTKWVGAFQRKQDFIDVVEAIFRGAMKGKLIVTCPLPPDRIPKFQLLYKDV; encoded by the exons ATGGAGTACATATTGAGGACGCTAACAAAGAAGCAAGAAGTGGATTCTATAATTAGAGACACGATCGACAAAGTTCTCGTCCTCCGCTTTGGCCGATCCTCTGATCCTTTTTGTCTCCAGCTCGACGACATC CTGTATAAATCTGTGAGAGAGGTGTCCAAGTTTGCGACTGTGGCTTTAGTTGATATTGATTCAGAGGACGTTCAAGTTTATGTCAAGTATTTTGATATAACCTTAGTACCATCAACCATTTTCTTCTTCAATGCCCATCATATGAAGATGGATTCTGG GAGTGCAGATCACACCAAGTGGGTTGGAGCATTTCAAAGGAAACAAGACTTCATTGATGTGGTGGAG GCAATATTTAGAGGGGCCATGAAAGGCAAGCTCATAGTGACTTGCCCCCTTCCCCCAGACAGAATACCGAAGTTTCAGTTGCTGTACAAAGATGTTTAG